One Megalopta genalis isolate 19385.01 chromosome 11, iyMegGena1_principal, whole genome shotgun sequence genomic region harbors:
- the LOC117226302 gene encoding uncharacterized protein LOC117226302 — MINTGRCVRFWTKEYTRERQTEGSIMKTVTHTCTPGAAELAGNESIVDIAESVDELREKLANMKRLMEERKGTTLGEISAKKRKESSDIIDGNFLSWIFGAALIVILSVSFYTFYNLYHAVLKKFPSHHTEL; from the exons ATGATCAATACCGGCCGCTGTGTCAGATTCTGGACCAAGGAGTACActcgagagagacagacagaagGGAGCATCATGAAAACAGTGACGCATACTTGCACACCAGGAGCTGCCG AGCTAGCGGGAAACGAGTCGATCGTGGACATTGCTGAATCGGTGGACGAGCTACGTGAAAAGCTAGCAAACATGAAGAGGCTGATGGAGgaacggaagggcaccaccctGGGCGAAATAAGCGCCAAAAAAAGGAAGGAGAGCTCGGACATTATAGATGGGAACTTCCTCTCCTGGATATTTGGCGCGGCGTTGATCGTGATCCTCAGCGTCAGTTTTTACACGTTTTATAATCTCTACCACGCGGTCCTGAAGAAGTTCCCCTCGCATCACACGGAGCTTTAA
- the LOC117226299 gene encoding dual specificity protein phosphatase 3 isoform X2 — translation MESKHENDFQEELPGGETTRNLLLKTLRKTRPETKPNPGLDPIKDDPEYCRLQQILDCDEVYPGIYIGDAETAKNKKYLEMLGITHLLNCAEGNRFGFVNTGANYYKDITIKYIGLPLADLFTTDISKYFYTAADFIDEAISTGGKAFVHCMVGMSRSATCVLAYLMIKKEMLAVDAITTVRKNRYIEPNNGFLQQLAHLDNQLRRQRLRTQKH, via the exons ATGGAGAGTAAACATGAAAAT GACTTTCAGGAGGAGTTACCTGGAGGTGAAACCACCCGAAATCTGCTACTAAAAACTTTACGTAAAACACGACCTGAGACTAAACCTAATCCAGGTCTTGATCCTATTAAAGATGATCCTGAATATTGCCGTCTTCAACAGATCCTTGATTGTGATGAAGTATATCCAGGGATATACATTGGTGATGc AGAGACAGCAAAGAACAAAAAGTATCTTGAAATGTTGGGTATAACACATTTACTTAATTGTGCAGAAGGAAACAGATTTGGATTTGTGAACACAGGTGCAAATTATTATAAAGATATAACAATTAAGTATATTGGTTTACCTCTCGCAGATTTATTCACTACAGATATTAGTAAATACTTTTATACTGCTGCAGACTTCATTGATGAAGCTatttctacaggag GCAAAGCCTTCGTGCATTGCATGGTAGGAATGTCTCGAAGTGCAACTTGTGTCTTAGCATATCTAATGATAAAGAAAGAAATGCTGGCTGTTGATGCTATTACAACAGTCCGTAAAAATCGCTACATAGAACCCAACAATGGCTTCCTTCAACAATTAGCGCACTTAGATAATCAACTGAGAAGGCAACGTTTGAGAACGCAAAAACACTAA
- the LOC117226295 gene encoding uncharacterized protein LOC117226295 isoform X4, whose amino-acid sequence MLFVLAIYILKILCVFLFVVYCVVTFLMVMYNARLEELKDCITAKDEILESDYPLKFYVDEKLGIITKKITEKEQLLQRSHYEIKNAEKILTDLENKTSNYRDGYKLLMSELKKDVRKIEDEQVKTLQNHISSLSFRREVLRNEVMKQQEDYQKMLNNFTRELENKKSLFSLTTESPRRPRMSCPPLQ is encoded by the exons ATGTTGTTTGTGTTGgccatttatattttaaaaatattatgcgTGTTTTTATTTGTTGTCTATTGCGTCGTCACCTTTCTTATGGTAATG TATAATGCTCGATTGGAGGAGCTGAAAGATTGC ATCACTGCTAAAGACGAAATCTTGGAGTCAGATTATCCGCTCAAA TTTTACGTGGACGAAAAGTTGGGTATAATTACGAAGAAGATAACGGAAAAAGAACAATTG TTGCAGCGATCTCATTATGAAATAAAGAACGCAGAGAAGATTCTGACAGATTTGGAAAATAAAACATCGAATTATAGAGACGGATACAAGTTGTTGATGTCGGAGTTAAAAAAGGATGTTCGGAAAATCGAGGACGAG CAGGTTAAAACGTTGCAAAACCACATTTCCTCTTTGTCGTTTCGGAGGGAGGTTcttagaaatgaagtaatgaag CAACAGGAAGATTATCAAAAGATGTTAAACAATTTTACCAGAGAGTTAGAAAACAAGAAGTCCTTGTTCT CTCTGACAACTGAAAGTCCAAGAAGACCTCGCATGAGTTGCCCTCCTTTACAATGA
- the shrb gene encoding charged multivesicular body protein shrub, with translation MSFFSKVFGGKKEPAPLSTAEAIQKLRETEDMLVKKQVFLETKINLEIQIAKKNGTKNKRAAIQALKRKKRYEKQLQQIDGTLSTIEMQREALESANTNTAVLTTMKNAADALKSVHQHMDVDQVHDMMDDIAEQQDVAREISDAISNPVAFGQDIDEDELEKELEELEQEQLDKELLGIEPTDELPNVPATAIPTAPARTKAKPEEDEDLKELEAWAS, from the exons ATGAGTTTCTTTAGCAAAGTATTCGGTGGCAAAAAGGAGCCGGCTCCTTTATCAACGGCCGAGGCGATACAAAAGTTACGCGAGACAGAGGATATGTTGGTAAAGAAACAAGTCTTTCTTGAAACGAAAATAAATCTCGAAATTCAAATCGCCAAGAAAAATGGAACAAAAAACAAGAGAG CTGCGATACAAGCTCTCAAAAGAAAGAAACGTTATGAAAAACAGTTACAACAAATTGATGGCACGTTATCTACCATTGAAATGCAAAGAGAGGCACTTGAAAGTGCGAACACAAATACAGCTGTACTGACAACTATGAAAAATGCGGCAGATGCATTAAAATCTGTTCATCAGCACAT GGATGTTGATCAAGTCCATGACATGATGGATGATATAGCTGAACAGCAAGATGTAGCAAGAGAAATTTCTGATGCAATATCTAATCCTGTAGCATTTGGTCAGGACATAGATGAAGATGAACTAGAAAAAGAATTAGAAGAACttgaacaagaacaacttgaTAAAGAATTGCTTGGTATTGAGCCTACTGATGAACTCCCAAATGTCCCAGCTACTGCTATTCCAACTGCACCAGCCCGCACAA aagCCAAAccagaagaagacgaagactTAAAAGAATTGGAAGCATGGGCATCGTAA
- the LOC117226288 gene encoding pyruvate dehydrogenase phosphatase regulatory subunit, mitochondrial — MLSYVCSKCICVLFPKNTALKVNKHDLHYITYKNGVLASGLFNNKNEYRRNFNNYSNFLPRSTVLPSQSQVVIAGAGTVANSVAYHLVINGWNDVLVLEQDRIGSGTSHFGSGTLGLFKPISHRNLISYSIKLYQQLQEMGYDIGLKQCGSINLAQTKDRMIALKRRMAYNVPTGLHCEILGKKELQRLHPYLNTDDIEGAIWVPEDAVANSSAVCEVLAKLAKSGGARYIENCRIQEVNTENGAVKSVKTEYGVVFCEYFVNCAGMWARELGLHCNPAVRIPAYPAEHFYAIASPFPPNSNITLPCIRDFDSHSYMREWQGSLLVGWFEPEAKPAFENGSVPIQNWKNYLKNDPSHWKLLWDKVIHRLPILSKVQPNVHNCPDNFTPDGRWILGETPEVKNYYVAVGMNGNSLQGAGGIGKEVAECLINGESTQELLPFSVQRFLDLHSSKRYLQQRTREIVGRNYAILYPHQCEYKYARKLRCSPLYSVLEERGAIFGVKMAYERPLYFDSTYRRGQKKPVMPRGSFYKPKFFDFMKEEFLACKEGVGIIDMSSFSKIKIKSSRWEVVEYLQQLCSNDANIPVGGIVHTGMQNERGGYENDCILVRQSENSYFMVSPTSQQTRIYQWMSRHLPADHSVGLNDVTSKYTVINLVGPKATGLLSELSNSNINLSPFTYKTANVAYASDVMIMSFTNTGESGYCLYIPSEYALHVYETLMEVGKDYGVRDVGVLTQRFMRIERFIPFWAEELTPFVTPYEAGSGYSVKLNKEYFIGKFALQYQKEQGVTKRLVLFVVNELDINKDVWPWGGEPIYRNNKFVGTVTSAGYGFATEKHICLGFISLPGTRHAQPNKNIVTTDFIMNPMARYEIDIAGTRFPIKPHIYPLPIPALSTKLNKKYIPTPIIGYENDAFRY; from the exons ATGCTAAGTTACGTGTGCTCGAAATGCATATGCGTATTATTTCCGAAGAATACAGCTTTAAAAGTTAACAAACATGATTTGCATTATATAACCTATAAAAATGGAGTACTCGCATCTGGTCTATTCAACAACAAAAATGAGTATCGTAGAAACTTTAACAATTACTCAAACTTTTTACCACGATCAACAGTATTGCCGTCACAATCGCAAGTTGTTATTGCGGGTGCAGGAACAGTTGCCAATTCTGTTGCCTATCATCTTGTTATTAATGGATGGAATGATGTGCTCGTCCTAGAACAAGATAG GATTGGAAGCGGAACATCTCACTTTGGCTCAGGCACCCTTGGACTCTTCAAACCAATTTCACATAGAAATTTGATCTCCTATAGCATTAAGTTATATCAACAATTACAAGAAATGGGATATGATATTGGATTAAAACAATGCGGCAGTATAAACTTAGCTCAAACCAAAGATAGAATGATAGCTTTAAAACGTAGGATGGCCTATAATGTACCTACAGGATTGCATTGTGaa ATTTTAGGAAAAAAAGAACTGCAGAGATTGCATCCGTATCTTAATACTGATGATATAGAGGGTGCTATTTGGGTACCTGAAGATGCAGTAGCTAATTCCAGTGCAGTTTGTGAAGTTTTAGCTAAACTGGCAAAATCTGGAGGAGCAAGATATATTGAAAATTGCAGAATACAAGAAGTAAACACTGAAAATGGAGCTGTGAAGAGTGTAAAGACTGAATATGGTGTAGTATTCTGTGAGTACTTTGTTAACTGTGCAGGAATG TGGGCACGTGAATTAGGATTGCATTGCAATCCAGCAGTCAGAATCCCAGCATACCCTGCAGAACATTTTTATGCAATTGCTTCTCCTTTTCCACCTAATTCGAATATCACTCTACCATGCATAAGAGATTTTGATTCGCATTCGTACATGAGAGAATGGCAGGGAAGTTTGCTAGTTGGTTGGTTTGAACCAGAAGCAaaacctgcatttgaaaatgGTAGTGTTCCCATACAAAATTGGAAGAATTATCTTAAAAATGATCCTTCTCATTGGAAGCTTTTATGGGATAAAGTTATACATAGATTACCAATTTTAAGTAAAGTACAACCAAACGTACATAACTGTCCTGACAATTTTACACCAGATGGAAGATGGATATTAGGAGAAACTCCCgaagtaaaaaattattatgttGCCGTAGGCATGAATGGAAATTCACTTCAAG GTGCAGGAGGAATAGGAAAAGAGGTGGCTGAATGCCTTATAAACGGCGAATCTACCCAAGAGTTGCTTCCCTTTAGTGTTCAAAGATTTCTTGATTTGCATAGCAGTAAACGGTATTTACAGCAAAGAACAAGGGAAATAGTAGGCAGAAATTATGCAATTCTATACCCTCACCAATGTGAGTACAAATATGCTCGGAAATTGCGTTGTTCTCCCTTATATTCGGTACTTGAAGAAAGAGGTGCGATTTTTGGAGTCAAGATGGCCTACGAACGACCACTTTACTTCGATTCTACTTACAGAa gAGGTCAGAAAAAACCAGTTATGCCTCGAGGTAGCTTTTACAAGCCAAAGTTCTTCGATTTTATGAAAGAAGAATTTCTTGCATGCAAAGAAGGAGTAGGAATTATAGATATGAGCTCATtttcaaaaattaaaattaaa TCTAGTCGTTGGGAAGTTGTGGAGTACCTTCAACAATTGTGTTCAAATGATGCAAATATACCAGTTGGTGGTATAGTGCACACAGGAATGCAAAATGAACGAGGTGGTTACGAAAACGACTGTATTTTAGTGAGACAATCAGAGAATAGTTACTTCATGGTTTCACCAACGTCTCAACAAACGCGCATTTATCAATGGATGTCTAG ACATTTACCAGCAGATCATTCAGTCGGCCtgaatgatgtaacttcaaagtATACGGTAATCAATTTAGTAGGTCCTAAAGCTACAGGCCTGTTATCCGAGCTTTCTAATTCTAACATTAATCTATCTCCTTTCACGTACAAG ACTGCAAACGTAGCATACGCCTCAGACGTTATGATAATGTCATTTACAAACACTGGTGAATCTGGTTACTGCTTATATATACCTTCAGAGTATGCGCTACACGTATATGAGACGTTAATGGAAGTAGGTAAAGATTATGGGGTAAGAGACGTGGGTGTTCTCACACAACGTTTTATGCGAATAGAACGATTTATTCCCTTTTGGGCTGAAGAGTTAACACCATTTGTTACCCCATATGAAGCTGGAAGTGGATATAGTGTAAAGTTAAAT AAGGAGTATTTCATTGGAAAATTTGCTTTGCAATATCAAAAAGAGCAGGGTGTGACGAAACGATTAGTATTATTCGTTGTTAATGAACTGGATATAAACAAAGACGTATGGCCATGGGGTGGTGAACCTATTTATAGAAACAATAAATTTGTAGGAACTGTGACATCAGCTGG GTATGGTTTTGCAACTGAGAAACATATTTGCCTTGGTTTCATTAGTTTACCTGGAACAAGGCATGCGCAACCGAATAAGAATATTGTTACAACAGATTTTATAATGAATCCTATGGCTCGTTACGAAATCGATATTGCTGGTACTAGATTTCCTATTAAGCCTCATATTTATCCTTTACCGATACCAGCATTGAGcactaaattaaataaaaaatatattcctACCCCTATCATTGGATATGAAAACGATGCTTTCCGATATTAA
- the LOC117226295 gene encoding uncharacterized protein LOC117226295 isoform X2, with protein sequence MLFVLAIYILKILCVFLFVVYCVVTFLMVMYNARLEELKDCITAKDEILESDYPLKFYVDEKLGIITKKITEKEQLLQRSHYEIKNAEKILTDLENKTSNYRDGYKLLMSELKKDVRKIEDEVKTLQNHISSLSFRREVLRNEVMKQQEDYQKMLNNFTRELENKKSLFCRFICIDKTYLFFCKTFPFMFDLLGMIF encoded by the exons ATGTTGTTTGTGTTGgccatttatattttaaaaatattatgcgTGTTTTTATTTGTTGTCTATTGCGTCGTCACCTTTCTTATGGTAATG TATAATGCTCGATTGGAGGAGCTGAAAGATTGC ATCACTGCTAAAGACGAAATCTTGGAGTCAGATTATCCGCTCAAA TTTTACGTGGACGAAAAGTTGGGTATAATTACGAAGAAGATAACGGAAAAAGAACAATTG TTGCAGCGATCTCATTATGAAATAAAGAACGCAGAGAAGATTCTGACAGATTTGGAAAATAAAACATCGAATTATAGAGACGGATACAAGTTGTTGATGTCGGAGTTAAAAAAGGATGTTCGGAAAATCGAGGACGAG GTTAAAACGTTGCAAAACCACATTTCCTCTTTGTCGTTTCGGAGGGAGGTTcttagaaatgaagtaatgaag CAACAGGAAGATTATCAAAAGATGTTAAACAATTTTACCAGAGAGTTAGAAAACAAGAAGTCCTTGTTCTGTAGGTTCATATGTATTGATAAAACTTATCTATTTTTTTGTAAAACCTTCCCTTTTATGTTTGATTTATTAGGAATGATTTTCTGA
- the LOC117226299 gene encoding dual specificity protein phosphatase 3 isoform X1, protein MRSTWRDRDRDFQEELPGGETTRNLLLKTLRKTRPETKPNPGLDPIKDDPEYCRLQQILDCDEVYPGIYIGDAETAKNKKYLEMLGITHLLNCAEGNRFGFVNTGANYYKDITIKYIGLPLADLFTTDISKYFYTAADFIDEAISTGGKAFVHCMVGMSRSATCVLAYLMIKKEMLAVDAITTVRKNRYIEPNNGFLQQLAHLDNQLRRQRLRTQKH, encoded by the exons ATGCGTAGCACATGGAGAGACAGGGATCGG GACTTTCAGGAGGAGTTACCTGGAGGTGAAACCACCCGAAATCTGCTACTAAAAACTTTACGTAAAACACGACCTGAGACTAAACCTAATCCAGGTCTTGATCCTATTAAAGATGATCCTGAATATTGCCGTCTTCAACAGATCCTTGATTGTGATGAAGTATATCCAGGGATATACATTGGTGATGc AGAGACAGCAAAGAACAAAAAGTATCTTGAAATGTTGGGTATAACACATTTACTTAATTGTGCAGAAGGAAACAGATTTGGATTTGTGAACACAGGTGCAAATTATTATAAAGATATAACAATTAAGTATATTGGTTTACCTCTCGCAGATTTATTCACTACAGATATTAGTAAATACTTTTATACTGCTGCAGACTTCATTGATGAAGCTatttctacaggag GCAAAGCCTTCGTGCATTGCATGGTAGGAATGTCTCGAAGTGCAACTTGTGTCTTAGCATATCTAATGATAAAGAAAGAAATGCTGGCTGTTGATGCTATTACAACAGTCCGTAAAAATCGCTACATAGAACCCAACAATGGCTTCCTTCAACAATTAGCGCACTTAGATAATCAACTGAGAAGGCAACGTTTGAGAACGCAAAAACACTAA
- the LOC117226295 gene encoding uncharacterized protein LOC117226295 isoform X1: MLFVLAIYILKILCVFLFVVYCVVTFLMVMYNARLEELKDCITAKDEILESDYPLKFYVDEKLGIITKKITEKEQLLQRSHYEIKNAEKILTDLENKTSNYRDGYKLLMSELKKDVRKIEDEQVKTLQNHISSLSFRREVLRNEVMKQQEDYQKMLNNFTRELENKKSLFCRFICIDKTYLFFCKTFPFMFDLLGMIF, encoded by the exons ATGTTGTTTGTGTTGgccatttatattttaaaaatattatgcgTGTTTTTATTTGTTGTCTATTGCGTCGTCACCTTTCTTATGGTAATG TATAATGCTCGATTGGAGGAGCTGAAAGATTGC ATCACTGCTAAAGACGAAATCTTGGAGTCAGATTATCCGCTCAAA TTTTACGTGGACGAAAAGTTGGGTATAATTACGAAGAAGATAACGGAAAAAGAACAATTG TTGCAGCGATCTCATTATGAAATAAAGAACGCAGAGAAGATTCTGACAGATTTGGAAAATAAAACATCGAATTATAGAGACGGATACAAGTTGTTGATGTCGGAGTTAAAAAAGGATGTTCGGAAAATCGAGGACGAG CAGGTTAAAACGTTGCAAAACCACATTTCCTCTTTGTCGTTTCGGAGGGAGGTTcttagaaatgaagtaatgaag CAACAGGAAGATTATCAAAAGATGTTAAACAATTTTACCAGAGAGTTAGAAAACAAGAAGTCCTTGTTCTGTAGGTTCATATGTATTGATAAAACTTATCTATTTTTTTGTAAAACCTTCCCTTTTATGTTTGATTTATTAGGAATGATTTTCTGA
- the LOC117226295 gene encoding uncharacterized protein LOC117226295 isoform X3 — MLFVLAIYILKILCVFLFVVYCVVTFLMVMYNARLEELKDCITAKDEILESDYPLKFYVDEKLGIITKKITEKEQLRSHYEIKNAEKILTDLENKTSNYRDGYKLLMSELKKDVRKIEDEQVKTLQNHISSLSFRREVLRNEVMKQQEDYQKMLNNFTRELENKKSLFCRFICIDKTYLFFCKTFPFMFDLLGMIF; from the exons ATGTTGTTTGTGTTGgccatttatattttaaaaatattatgcgTGTTTTTATTTGTTGTCTATTGCGTCGTCACCTTTCTTATGGTAATG TATAATGCTCGATTGGAGGAGCTGAAAGATTGC ATCACTGCTAAAGACGAAATCTTGGAGTCAGATTATCCGCTCAAA TTTTACGTGGACGAAAAGTTGGGTATAATTACGAAGAAGATAACGGAAAAAGAACAATTG CGATCTCATTATGAAATAAAGAACGCAGAGAAGATTCTGACAGATTTGGAAAATAAAACATCGAATTATAGAGACGGATACAAGTTGTTGATGTCGGAGTTAAAAAAGGATGTTCGGAAAATCGAGGACGAG CAGGTTAAAACGTTGCAAAACCACATTTCCTCTTTGTCGTTTCGGAGGGAGGTTcttagaaatgaagtaatgaag CAACAGGAAGATTATCAAAAGATGTTAAACAATTTTACCAGAGAGTTAGAAAACAAGAAGTCCTTGTTCTGTAGGTTCATATGTATTGATAAAACTTATCTATTTTTTTGTAAAACCTTCCCTTTTATGTTTGATTTATTAGGAATGATTTTCTGA
- the LOC117226295 gene encoding uncharacterized protein LOC117226295 isoform X5, which translates to MLFVLAIYILKILCVFLFVVYCVVTFLMVMITAKDEILESDYPLKFYVDEKLGIITKKITEKEQLLQRSHYEIKNAEKILTDLENKTSNYRDGYKLLMSELKKDVRKIEDEQVKTLQNHISSLSFRREVLRNEVMKQQEDYQKMLNNFTRELENKKSLFCRFICIDKTYLFFCKTFPFMFDLLGMIF; encoded by the exons ATGTTGTTTGTGTTGgccatttatattttaaaaatattatgcgTGTTTTTATTTGTTGTCTATTGCGTCGTCACCTTTCTTATGGTAATG ATCACTGCTAAAGACGAAATCTTGGAGTCAGATTATCCGCTCAAA TTTTACGTGGACGAAAAGTTGGGTATAATTACGAAGAAGATAACGGAAAAAGAACAATTG TTGCAGCGATCTCATTATGAAATAAAGAACGCAGAGAAGATTCTGACAGATTTGGAAAATAAAACATCGAATTATAGAGACGGATACAAGTTGTTGATGTCGGAGTTAAAAAAGGATGTTCGGAAAATCGAGGACGAG CAGGTTAAAACGTTGCAAAACCACATTTCCTCTTTGTCGTTTCGGAGGGAGGTTcttagaaatgaagtaatgaag CAACAGGAAGATTATCAAAAGATGTTAAACAATTTTACCAGAGAGTTAGAAAACAAGAAGTCCTTGTTCTGTAGGTTCATATGTATTGATAAAACTTATCTATTTTTTTGTAAAACCTTCCCTTTTATGTTTGATTTATTAGGAATGATTTTCTGA